One segment of Phragmites australis chromosome 13, lpPhrAust1.1, whole genome shotgun sequence DNA contains the following:
- the LOC133888126 gene encoding ubiquitin-conjugating enzyme E2 variant 1C-like produces MTMGSGASASVVVPRNFQLLEELERGEKGISDGTVSYGMDDGDDNFMRSWTGTITGSGNATNSGASSDLNLILHAYVRVLVVAPPQSLHEGRIYQLKLFCEKDYPDKPPTVRFHSQINMTCVNPDTGLVEGKKFHMLSNWQRDYTMEDILTQLNKEMAAPHNRNLVQPPEGTFFQ; encoded by the exons ATGACGATGGGCTCCGGCGCGTCAGCCAGCGTCGTCG TGCCCCGCAACTTCCAGCtgctggaggagctggagcgcGGCGAGAAGGGCATCAGCGACGGCACCGTCAGCTACGGCAtggacgacggcgacgacaaCTTCATGCGCTCATGGACCGGCACCATCACTGGTTCCGGCAACGCTACGAATTCAGGCGCCTCATCTGATCTGAATCTCATCCTGCATGCATACGTGCGCGTGTTGGTTGTTGCTCCGCCTCAGTCCCTGCACGAGGGCCGCATCTACCAGCTCAAGCTCTTCTGCGAGAAGGACTACCCCGACAAGCCGCCCACCGTGCGCTTCCACTCCCAGATCAACATGACCTGCGTCAACCCTGACACCGGCCTG GTTGAAGGCAAGAAGTTCCATATGCTGTCGAACTGGCAGCGGGACTACACCATGGAGGACATCCTGACACAGCTGAACAAGGAGATGGCCGCGCCGCACAACCGCAACCTGGTTCAGCCCCCAGAAGGAACATTCTTCCAGTAA
- the LOC133888125 gene encoding probable CCR4-associated factor 1 homolog 11, which produces MPSEFAAAGKKKPALQIRQVWADNVEQEFKFIRTVIEHFPYVSMDTEFPGVIHRPNKHPAALTAAERYALIKSNVDALHLIQVGLTFAASPTSPPAFAFEINLREFDPRVHRHSPDSIRLLSSNGIDLAAHRARGVDSRTLSALLMSSGLVCNSDVVWVTFHSAYDFGYLIKLLMGRQLPKSMADFLKYVRVYFGQVYDVKHMMRYCGDLFGGLERVAATLKVERTAGRCHQAGSDSVLTWDTFRQIKQLYFAKEGSVEFCAGVLFGLEHDEKNSKLAYALR; this is translated from the coding sequence ATGCCTTCGGAGTTCGCCGCCGCCGGGAAGAAGAAGCCGGCCTTGCAGATCCGGCAGGTGTGGGCGGACAACGTGGAGCAGGAGttcaagttcatccgcaccgtGATCGAGCACTTCCCCTACGTGTCCATGGACACGGAGTTCCCCGGCGTGATCCACCGCCCCAACAAGCACCCCGCCGCGCTCACCGCCGCTGAGCGCTACGCTCTCATCAAGTCCAACGTCGACGCGCTCCACCTCATCCAGGTGGGGCTCACCTTCGCCGCCTCGCCGACCTCGCCGCCCGCGTTCGCCTTCGAGATCAACCTCCGGGAGTTCGACCCGCGCGTGCACCGCCACTCGCCTGACTCCATCCGCCTCTTGTCCTCCAACGGCATCGACCTCGCAGCGCACCGCGCCCGCGGCGTGGACTCGCGTACGCTCTCGGCGCTGCTCATGTCGTCGGGGCTCGTGTGCAACTCGGACGTGGTTTGGGTGACCTTCCACTCGGCCTACGACTTCGGGTACCTGATCAAGCTGCTCATGGGACGACAGCTGCCCAAATCGATGGCAGATTTTCTGAAATATGTGCGCGTCTACTTCGGCCAAGTGTATGACGTGAAGCACATGATGAGATACTGCGGCGACCTCTTCGGTGGGCTAGAGCGCGTGGCGGCGACGCTCAAGGTAGAGCGCACGGCGGGGCGGTGCCACCAGGCCGGCTCCGACAGCGTGCTGACCTGGGACACGTTCCGGCAGATCAAGCAGCTCTACTTCGCCAAGGAAGGCAGCGTAGAGTTTTGCGCCGGAGTGCTCTTCGGGCTCGAGCACGACGAGAAGAACTCCAAGCTGGCTTATGCGCTTAGATGA
- the LOC133889686 gene encoding transcription repressor OFP13-like, whose protein sequence is MVKKLALMTSLFFNSSETSMCPSSPPSMSTASFSTAASWQWPSCMQARTLSIRVDSGEIVSMRHDSNHKQQEEYKTSMNPAYVLDSTEYYSCSLSTAPEQEPAVRAVADEDEVIVRGLRSNNRIFFEPESTSSIVSKAATAAAFGGATALAIESADPYGDFRRSMEEMMMSHGVNDWGWLEEMLGWYLSANGKKTHGLIVGAFVDLLVALASAPSPACSSSLMARHQAVKKGKHQTR, encoded by the coding sequence atggtcaagaagcttgcGCTCATGACCTCCCTCTTCTTCAACAGCAGCGAGACAAGCATGTGCCCTTCCTCTCCCCCATCCATGTCAACGGCCTCCTTCAGCACCGCTGCCTCGTGGCAGTGGCCGTCTTGCATGCAGGCAAGAACCCTCTCTATCCGGGTCGACAGCGGTGAGATTGTGTCCATGCGCCACGACAGCAACCACAAGCAGCAGGAGGAGTACAAGACGAGCATGAACCCAGCCTACGTCCTCGACTCGACCGAGTATTACTCCTGCAGCCTCTCCACGGCGCCGGAACAGGAGCCAGCCGTCCGCGCCGTCGCGGACGAGGACGAGGTGATCGTCCGCGGCCTCCGGTCGAACAACCGTATCTTCTTCGAGCCCGAGTCCACGAGCTCCATCGTGAGTAAGGCGGCCACCGCAGCGGCGTTCGGCGGGGCCACGGCGCTAGCTATCGAGTCCGCCGACCCGTACGGCGACTTCCGGCGGTCCATGGAGGAGATGATGATGAGCCACGGCGTCAACGACTGGGGCTGGCTCGAGGAGATGCTGGGGTGGTACCTCAGCGCCAACGGCAAGAAGACGCACGGCCTCATCGTGGGCGCGTTCGTGGACTTGCTCGTGGCGCTCGCCTCTGCTCCCTCCCCTGCCTGCTCGTCCAGCCTCATGGCTCGTCATCAGGCTGTCAAGAAAGGCAAACACCAAACAAGGTGA